A region from the Ciconia boyciana chromosome 1, ASM3463844v1, whole genome shotgun sequence genome encodes:
- the LOC140646574 gene encoding olfactory receptor 2A12-like isoform X1, with protein sequence MRRMNETSVTGFILLGFSSNPALRLCLFGIFSVLYSATLMGNALVFVLICLDHRLHSPMYFFLCHLSIVDICYASNNVPQMLRNLLGQGRTISFAGCGTQIHLYLIFALTECVLLAVMSYDRYVAICHPLRYAFIMNRRVCLTLAAVSWAFGFLFGTLQASLALHLPFCGPCEVDHFFCEILAVLKLACTDTAANKVLIFAVCVCFLLFPLALILISYLHILATILRIRSAVGWHKTFSTCGSHLTVVGLFYGNAIFMYMGPGSGNSSGREKVLSLFYSLVSPSLNPLIYSLRNKQVKEALLKLQRRKRVFHSV encoded by the coding sequence AATGAAACGTCTGTCACAGGATTCATTCTCCTGGGGTTCTCCAGCAACCCGGCCCTGCGGCTCTGCCTCTTTGGCATTTTCTCTGTCCTCTATTCTGCCACCCTGATGGGAAATGCACTTGTCTTTGTGCTTATCTGCCTGGACCACCGCCTCCACAgccccatgtacttcttcctctgccacCTCTCCATCGTGGACATCTGCTACGCCTCCAACAATGTCCCCCAGATGCTGAGGAACCTCCTTGGACAAGGCAGAACTATCTCCTTTGCTGGGTGTGGGACACAGATACATCTTTATTTAATCTTTGCACTTACAGAGTGCGTGCTGCTGGCCGTGATGTCTTATGATCGCTACGTGGCAATCTGCCATCCCCTCCGCTATGCCTTTATCATGAACCGGAGGGTGTGCCTCACCCTTGCTGCAGTTTCATGGGCTTTTGGATTCCTATTTGGTACACTACAAGCCTCTCTGGCTTTACACCTGCCTTTCTGTGGCCCCTGCGAGGTAGACCActtcttctgtgaaatccttGCTGTCTTAAAGCTGGCCTGCACCGACACTGCTGCCAATAAAGTCCTGATCTTTGCTGTTTGCGtgtgcttcctcctcttccctttagCCTTAATCCTAATTTCCTACCTGCACATCCTGGCCACCATTCTGCGCATCCGCTCTGCAGTAGGATGGCACAAAACCTTCTCCACCTGTGGCTCCCACCTGACCGTGGTGGGTCTGTTTTATGGAAACGCCATCTTCATGTACATGGGTCCTGGGAGCGGTAACTCGTCTGGGAGGGAGAaagttctttcccttttctacaGTCTTGTCAGCCCCAGTTTGAACCCCCTGATTTACAGTCTGAGGAACAAGCAGGTGAAGGAAGCCTTGCTGAagcttcagagaaggaaaagagtttTTCATTCCGTGTAG
- the LOC140646574 gene encoding olfactory receptor 2A2-like isoform X2, which produces MQNETSVTGFILLGFSSNPALRLCLFGIFSVLYSATLMGNALVFVLICLDHRLHSPMYFFLCHLSIVDICYASNNVPQMLRNLLGQGRTISFAGCGTQIHLYLIFALTECVLLAVMSYDRYVAICHPLRYAFIMNRRVCLTLAAVSWAFGFLFGTLQASLALHLPFCGPCEVDHFFCEILAVLKLACTDTAANKVLIFAVCVCFLLFPLALILISYLHILATILRIRSAVGWHKTFSTCGSHLTVVGLFYGNAIFMYMGPGSGNSSGREKVLSLFYSLVSPSLNPLIYSLRNKQVKEALLKLQRRKRVFHSV; this is translated from the coding sequence atgCAGAATGAAACGTCTGTCACAGGATTCATTCTCCTGGGGTTCTCCAGCAACCCGGCCCTGCGGCTCTGCCTCTTTGGCATTTTCTCTGTCCTCTATTCTGCCACCCTGATGGGAAATGCACTTGTCTTTGTGCTTATCTGCCTGGACCACCGCCTCCACAgccccatgtacttcttcctctgccacCTCTCCATCGTGGACATCTGCTACGCCTCCAACAATGTCCCCCAGATGCTGAGGAACCTCCTTGGACAAGGCAGAACTATCTCCTTTGCTGGGTGTGGGACACAGATACATCTTTATTTAATCTTTGCACTTACAGAGTGCGTGCTGCTGGCCGTGATGTCTTATGATCGCTACGTGGCAATCTGCCATCCCCTCCGCTATGCCTTTATCATGAACCGGAGGGTGTGCCTCACCCTTGCTGCAGTTTCATGGGCTTTTGGATTCCTATTTGGTACACTACAAGCCTCTCTGGCTTTACACCTGCCTTTCTGTGGCCCCTGCGAGGTAGACCActtcttctgtgaaatccttGCTGTCTTAAAGCTGGCCTGCACCGACACTGCTGCCAATAAAGTCCTGATCTTTGCTGTTTGCGtgtgcttcctcctcttccctttagCCTTAATCCTAATTTCCTACCTGCACATCCTGGCCACCATTCTGCGCATCCGCTCTGCAGTAGGATGGCACAAAACCTTCTCCACCTGTGGCTCCCACCTGACCGTGGTGGGTCTGTTTTATGGAAACGCCATCTTCATGTACATGGGTCCTGGGAGCGGTAACTCGTCTGGGAGGGAGAaagttctttcccttttctacaGTCTTGTCAGCCCCAGTTTGAACCCCCTGATTTACAGTCTGAGGAACAAGCAGGTGAAGGAAGCCTTGCTGAagcttcagagaaggaaaagagtttTTCATTCCGTGTAG